The following coding sequences lie in one Cloeon dipterum chromosome 1, ieCloDipt1.1, whole genome shotgun sequence genomic window:
- the LOC135934867 gene encoding heat shock 70 kDa protein 12A-like, whose protein sequence is MAMASAVQGFALPEYSVPMRRRQRRPSLDAARRHLHFAEPVVTTIDDEQIIPKEIICQAALSEGEICDSCYAGPGLLKVDGVTLDCSSSDELRAIRSSDTNDELDALCYPKEITNEHAVQSSLEVGEESDDEVTGDLISDEDIEELLSDTDNHMNNLTPMGGVKAPSTTSSGSSCDGDSVIYLGQRDTYKGVEELVVTAEESLCLQAAESARSLELPVPQHASSFVSFSPPSMERTPAEPLVIDTQQQPAPRSNSADSGVCSQPEVLCRRSPCGAPGASAIVAIDLGTTHSGYAYSVCREPGRQVHFMRRWEGADSGLVNHKTPTALLLTPTGAFHSFGSTARDFYHDLPQTEARKWQYFERFKMCLHRDTELHRDTPIAASNGKTQPALVVFAHSLKHFKELSMRELNERCGQNNAPDASDIRWVVTVPAIWRQPARQLVREAAYQAGLCNAESAERLLIVLEPEAAAVQCREQLLNEHSQLIRKSGASSKSSSSNSSDSGSNNSSLSLTDSPEPLTPVRFLVADCGGGTVDITLHELSGRDATLRELLPATGGPFGATGVDREFESLLAALFGSDLMVQFKEKRPAAYTELLMAFEGRKRCVGPLKDHPANIFPPYAFVDFFRRHSGKEVEYAIKKNGRRDISWCRDGVLRFQSSAMLQLFKNTVQKVVEYVKDVLEDPILSDCPAQFLFLVGGFSESEVLQKAMKDAFGSQIRIVSPQPSSLATLRGAVLYGLDTNVISARRAKHSYGVGVLKKFMPGLHPANKLVISKDGQRWCADVLDCFVTAGQSLSPGHAETRRYVAASSGQRAAVLNIYCASTQPIPGKPQYVTDEGVTRCGILTLTLEDENENIYADPHQLGLGRIDSMKPLGSNSLEQTASTTRREVNAHMYFSGNELVVSAVDTVTGKCVRAEVDFLAGD, encoded by the exons ATGGCAATGGCGAGCGCTGTGCAGGGGTTCGCCCTGCCCGAGTACAGCGTGCCCATGCGACGCCGCCAGCGACGGCCCTCGTTGGACGCCGCCAGGCGACACTTGCACTTCGCAGAGCCCGTCGTCACCACCATCGATGACGAGCAGATCATTCCTAAGGAAATCATCTGCCAGGCTGCCCTCAGTGAAG GCGAAATTTGTGACTCCTGCTACGCTGGGCCAGGTCTGCTGAAGGTGGACGGGGTCACCCTGGACTGCAGCAGCTCCGACGAACTGCGCGCCATACGCAGTTCAGACACGAACGACGAACTCGACGCACTTTGCTACCCTAAGGAAATCACAAACGAGCACGCGGTGCAAAGCAGCTTGGAGGTCGGCGAGGAGAGCGACGATGAAGTAACGGGCGATCTCATTTCGGACGAGGACATCGAGGAATTGCTTTCGGACACTGACAATCACATGAATAATCTAACACCG atgGGTGGTGTAAAAGCACCATCGACGACGTCATCCGGATCGTCTTGCGACGGTGACTCGGTTATCTACCTTGGGCAGAGGGACACATACAAAGGGGTGGAAGAGTTGGTGGTGACGGCTGAAGAGTCTCTTTGCCTCCAGGCGGCCGAGAGTGCCCGCTCGCTAGAGCTGCCTGTGCCGCAGCATGCCAGTTCCTTTGTTAGCTTTTCACCGCCGTCGATGGAAAGGACGCCAGCAGAACCCTTGGTCATCGACACACAACAACAGCCGGCACCCCG TTCAAATTCTGCCGACTCTGGAGTGTGCTCTCAGCCGGAGGTACTGTGCAGGCGGTCTCCGTGTGGCGCACCTGGCGCGTCCGCAATCGTCGCCATTGACCTGGGCACCACGCACAGTGGCTACGCGTACAGCGTGTGCAGAGAGCCTGGCAGACAAGTGCACTTCATGCGCAGATGGGAGG GAGCGGATTCGGGACTTGTGAACCACAAGACGCCGACTGCGCTCTTGCTGACCCCCACGGGTGCCTTCCACTCCTTTGGCTCCACGGCGCGCGATTTCTACCACGACCTGCCGCAAACTGAAGCTCGAAAGTGGCAGTACTTCGAGAGATTCAAAATGTGCCTGCACCGAGAcaca GAATTGCACCGAGACACCCCAATCGCAGCTTCCAACGGCAAAACGCAGCCAGCTCTCGTCGTTTTCGCCCACTCGCTAAAACACTTTAAAGAGCTGTCCATGCGCGAGTTGAACGAACGGTGCGGACAGAACAACGCGCCGGACGCGTCGGACATCAGGTGGGTCGTCACCGTGCCCGCGATCTGGAGACAACCCGCCAGACAGCTCGTGAGGGAAGCTGCTTATCAG GCCGGTTTGTGCAACGCTGAAAGTGCGGAACGACTTCTGATCGTGTTGGAGCCAGAAGCGGCGGCTGTCCAATGCCGGGAACAACTTTTGAACGAACACTCCCAGTTAATTCGGAAAAGCGGAGCCTCTTCAAAGTCAAg CTCGAGCAACTCGTCGGACAGcggcagcaacaacagcagcctCTCGCTTACCGACTCGCCCGAGCCATTGACCCCGGTTCGATTTTTGGTGGCCGACTGTGGGGGTGGCACCGTCGATATTACGCTGCACGAGCTATCAGGCCGCGATGCGACGCTAAGAGAGCTTTTGCCCGCCACTGGAGGGCCTTTCGGAGCCACAG GGGTCGACCGCGAGTTTGAGTCGCTCTTGGCGGCGCTCTTCGGATCCGACCTGATGGTCCAGTTTAAAGAGAAGAGGCCGGCTGCCTACACGGAGCTGCTGATGGCCTTCGAAGGACGCAAGAGGTGCGTCGGACCCCTGAAGGACCAccctgcaaatattttcccgcCCTACGCGTTTGTCGACTTTTTCCGCAGGCACTCTGGCAAAGAG GTGGAATATGCGATTAAGAAAAACGGTCGCAGGGACATTTCTTGGTGCCGAGATGGAGTTTTGCGATTCCAGAGCAGCGCGATGCTGCagttgtttaaaaatacagttcaAAAAGTGGTCGAG TACGTGAAGGACGTTCTCGAGGACCCGATTCTGAGCGACTGCCCCGCGCAGTTTCTATTCCTTGTCGGCGGATTTTCTGAGTCTGAGGTTTTGCAAAAAGCCATGAAAGACGCATTCGGCTCTCAGATTCGAATTGTTTCTCCTCAG CCATCATCCCTGGCTACTTTGCGCGGCGCTGTGCTTTACGGACTTGACACAAACGTGATCAGCGCCAGACGAGCGAAGCATTCCTATGGGGTGGGGGTTCTGAAGAAATTCATGCCAGGACTTCATCCAGCAA ataaATTGGTCATTTCGAAAGATGGACAGAGATGGTGCGCGGATGTCCTAGACTGCTTTGTGACCGCCGGACAAAGTCTGAGCCCTGGGCATGCTGAAACACGGAGATATGTTGCCGCCAGTTCGGGCCAAAGGGCAGCCGTTCTTAACATATACTGTGCAAGCACTCAACCAATACCAGGAAAACCACAG tacGTCACTGATGAGGGTGTAACTAGATGCGGAATCCTGACACTAACATTAGAAGATGAAAATGAGAACATCTACGCCGACCCGCACCAGTTGGGCCTGGGCCGCATCGATTCCATGAAGCCCTTGGGCTCAAACTCACTCGAACAAACAGCTTCTACTACCAGGAGGGAGGTGAACGCGCACATGTACTTTTCCGGCAATGAGCTAGTAGTGTCAGCAGTGGATACGGTCACTGGCAAGTGCGTAAGGGCAGAAGTGGACTTTTTGGCAGGGGACTAG